Proteins encoded by one window of Haliotis asinina isolate JCU_RB_2024 chromosome 6, JCU_Hal_asi_v2, whole genome shotgun sequence:
- the LOC137287837 gene encoding uncharacterized protein, with the protein MDNGYHSRWPETRPMLAITRTSTNSSNSRSFLRQRSDGKDRKSQFHLAEEDRRLPPPAVFWSDNERDAYRKNRVIQSKLNSDLDDIQMHKQHSSRVIRCDAMRFKLRSSRFPHLVPLKFAVWGNYKQMPRSIKSGRVGNVSSVRCSPVGDDISSTVSSSPDRQRSTVHLTSNRQSTNLSLHRNSSLRSSFGEAQCSDPKRPETSPVHFRDVRYHTKYNESDDRTETSDNGSKHQQLEQYSGQNVSDNVLNNDTSNSLQDTKEGVHGHKNVSPSILSKKKVPRKTVRWSNPEYSLLRSKTTLDDPSTKSKLTSLYSPFRNLEKALSSEKLRFQDSQTKVSDYVRQLAISGFSRHTDTCHDLEDRRTTTTTT; encoded by the coding sequence ATGGACAATGGTTACCACAGTAGATGGCCAGAGACGAGGCCTATGTTGGCCATAACAAGGACCTCTACCAACAGTTCCAACAGCAGAAGCTTCTTGAGACAACGCTCTGATGGAAAGGACAGGAAGTCGCAGTTCCATCTTGCCGAGGAGGACAGGAGACTTCCACCACCCGCTGTGTTCTGGAGCGACAACGAGAGAGATGCATATAGGAAAAACAGAGTCATACAGAGTAAATTAAATTCTGATCTGGATGACATTCAGATGCATAAACAACATTCATCTCGGGTGATTAGATGTGACGCGATGAGATTCAAGTTACGTTCTTCACGATTTCCTCATCTGGTGCCCTTGAAATTTGCAGTTTGGGGAAACTACAAGCAAATGCCTCGGTCAATAAAATCGGGGCGTGTTGGGAATGTAAGTAGCGTGAGGTGCTCACCAGTTGGGGATGACATTTCCTCCACGGTATCATCTTCACCTGATCGACAAAGATCGACGGTTCATCTTACATCCAACAGGCAATCTACAAATCTGTCCTTGCACAGAAATAGCAGCCTCAGAAGTTCCTTTGGAGAGGCGCAGTGTAGTGACCCAAAACGACCAGAGACGAGTCCAGTCCATTTTCGGGATGTACGATATCATACCAAATACAACGAGTCAGATGACAGGACCGAAACGTCTGATAATGGTTCTAAACATCAACAATTAGAACAATATTCAGGACAAAATGTATCTGATAATGTGCTGAATAATGATACTAGTAATTCATTGCAGGATACTAAAGAGGGTGTACATGGGCATAAGAATGTTTCTCCATCCATATTATCTAAAAAGAAAGTTCCTAGAAAGACAGTTCGATGGAGTAATCCAGAATATTCCCTTCTGAGATCGAAGACAACGTTGGACGATCCATCCACTAAAAGTAAATTGACATCTCTTTACAGTCCGTTTCGTAATTTGGAGAAAGCTTTGTCATCTGAAAAGTTGAGGTTCCAAGACAGCCAAACTAAGGTGTCTGATTATGTCCGACAACTTGCAATAAGTGGCTTTTCGAGACACactgatacatgtcatgatCTTGAGGACAGACGgacaactaccactacaacaTAA